The following nucleotide sequence is from Longimicrobiaceae bacterium.
ATCACCGGCCGTCTCCCCGTCTCCCTCCCGCCGCTCTTCCCGATCGGCACGGGGCTGCGGCGGGATGTGGTGCAGTGAGCCTCTGGCGGTTGAAACCGCGGCAACGACTGCGCAAAGTCCCCCTGCGGGGACTAACCCCTGACCTTCCGCCGCGCCGAATCTTCCGAAGCGCGCCGAATCAACAACCCTCTCCCGCTTGCGGGGGAGGGTGCGAGCCCAAGCGAGCGGGAGGGGGCGCTTCCGCCCTGAACCGAGACACCGGATGAACATGGCGAACGTTAGATGCGCGGCATCCGTCATCGCCGTCGCTACGCTGCTCGGCGGATGCATACCGGGCCTCATCTCCCCGCCGGAGCCCGAGCCGGCGCTGCGGCCCCCGCCGATGCAGATGGCGTCGTGGCTCATTCCCGCGCGCCCGCACGATGCGGGGATGTACGACGGGCTGACGGTGGAGCTGGATTCCATCGCGCGGGCGGCCATCGCCGACCGCGCGGCGTCTGGCATCTCCATCGCCGTGGGACGGTGGGGGCGGCTCGTGCATCTCAAGGGCTACGGAGCGGTGGATTGGGCGCCCGGCTCGGCAGAGGTGAACGACAGCACGCTCTTCGACATGGCGTCGGTGAGCAAGGTGGTCGCGACCACGACCGCGGCGATGATGCTGGAAGAGGCGGGGCGGCTGGACCTGGACGCACCGGTGCACGCGTATCTGCCGGAACTGGCGGACTCGGCCAAGCAGTCCATCACCGTCCGCCAGATCCTCACGCACCGCGGGGGGTTCGAGGCCGGGGCGCCGCTGTACACCACGTATCGCGGCCGCGAGCAGTACCTGGCGCAGATCAACGCCCGGCCGCTGGCGTACGCGCCCGGCACGAAGATGGTCTACAGCGACTGGGACCTCATCCTCACGCAGCTCGTCGTGGAACGGCTGACGGGGCAGACGCTAGACGCCTTCGTCGGCGAGCGGCTGTTCGCGCCGCTGGGCATGCGCGACTCGCGCTACAACCCGGACCCGTCGCTGCGCCCGCGCATAGCCGCGACGGAGGTGGCGGCGGACCGCGGCGGCCTGATCTGGGGCGCCGTGCACGACCCGAACGCTTTTGCGATGGGCGGGGTCGCGGGGCACGCGGGCCTCTTCTCGTCCGCCCGCGACATGGCGGCGTTCGCGCAGATGGTGCTGAACGGCGGCGAGTACGGCGGCGTGCGCATCGTCCGCCCGGAGACGCTGGCGCGGTGGACGTCGCCGCAGGGGCCGGGCAGCAGCCGCGCGATCGGGTGGGACACGCCGTCGGACCGGTCGAGCGCGGGGCGGTACTTCGGGCCGCGCAGCTTCGGGCACACGGGCTACACGGGCACGTCCATCTGGATCGATCCCGAGCGCGGGCTGTTCGTGGTCCTCCTGACCAACCGCGTGAACCCGACTTCCGAGAACCAGAAGCACGTCGCCCTCCGCCGCGCCGTGGCGGACGCCGTGCAGCGGGCCATCCTGGACGCGCCTCTGGTGGACTGGGAAGCGCGGCGGGTGGTGGCCGCATCCGTGAGGGGCCCTCACCCGGCGGCCTGAGAGCCGCCACCCTCTCCCACAAACTGCGTGGGAGAGGGGACGTACTGCGGAAGTGCTTGGCGGGAGGGAGATGTGGGCGCTGCGGCGCAGTTCGGGCGCGCGGTCCATCCACTCGGGGCTGCTCGGGATGTTTTGCGAAGCTCGGCATCGTGGCGTCAATCACCAGCCGGAGCGTGCAGATGGACGTGGACGTGATCGTGATCGGGTCGGGGCAGGCGGGGGTGCCGCTGGCGACGCGGCTGGCGCGGGACGGGAAGCGCGTGGTGCTGGCGGAGCGCGACCAGCCCGGCGGCACGTGCGTGAACTACGGCTGCACGCCCACGAAGACGATGATGGCGAGCGCGCAGGCCGCCCACGACGCGCGCCGCGCCGCCAGCCTGGGCGTGGACGTGGGCGAGGTGCGAGTGGACCTGTCGCGCGTAGTGGCGCGCAAGGACGCGATGGTGCACGAGTGGCGCGCGAGCGTGGAGAAGAGCATTGCGGGCGCGGGCGAGCGGCTGACGCTCGTTCGCGCCCACGCGCGCTTCACGGGCGAGCGGCAGGTGGAGATGGGCGGCGCGACCTACCGCGCGGAGACGGTGATCGTCAACACCGGCGCGCGGCCGGCCGTGCCGCCGCTGGACGGGCTGGATGGCGTGCCGTGGCTGGACAACCGGCGCGTGATGGAGCTGACGGAGCTTCCCGTGCACCTCCTGGTTCTCGGCGGCGGCTACGTGGGCTGCGAGTTCGCGCAGATGTTCCGCCGCTTCGGCTCGCGCGTGACCATCGTCGGCTCGGCGGCGCACCTGCTGGACCGCGAAGATGCGGACGTGTCAGAGGCGGTGCAGGACGCGTTTGGCGCGGAGGGCATCGAGATGGTGCTGGGGGCGAGCGCGAAGTCAGTGGCGCGCGACGGAGCGGGCGTGCGTCTGCGGTTGGAGGACGGACGGGAGATGGAGGGCAGCCACCTTCTCGTGGCCGTGGGGCGGAAGCCGAACACGGACGACCTGGGCTGTGAAGCGGCCGGCATCCGCCTGACCGAGCGCGGGGCCATCGAGGTGGACGATCGCTTCGCCACGTCTGCCGAGGGTGTGTACGCGGTGGGCGACGTGACCGGCGGCCCACAGTTCACGCACACGGCCTGGGACGACGGGCGCATCCTCTTCGACCTGCTGCAAGGCACCGGAAGACGCACGGC
It contains:
- a CDS encoding serine hydrolase; the protein is MANVRCAASVIAVATLLGGCIPGLISPPEPEPALRPPPMQMASWLIPARPHDAGMYDGLTVELDSIARAAIADRAASGISIAVGRWGRLVHLKGYGAVDWAPGSAEVNDSTLFDMASVSKVVATTTAAMMLEEAGRLDLDAPVHAYLPELADSAKQSITVRQILTHRGGFEAGAPLYTTYRGREQYLAQINARPLAYAPGTKMVYSDWDLILTQLVVERLTGQTLDAFVGERLFAPLGMRDSRYNPDPSLRPRIAATEVAADRGGLIWGAVHDPNAFAMGGVAGHAGLFSSARDMAAFAQMVLNGGEYGGVRIVRPETLARWTSPQGPGSSRAIGWDTPSDRSSAGRYFGPRSFGHTGYTGTSIWIDPERGLFVVLLTNRVNPTSENQKHVALRRAVADAVQRAILDAPLVDWEARRVVAASVRGPHPAA
- a CDS encoding mercuric reductase — protein: MASITSRSVQMDVDVIVIGSGQAGVPLATRLARDGKRVVLAERDQPGGTCVNYGCTPTKTMMASAQAAHDARRAASLGVDVGEVRVDLSRVVARKDAMVHEWRASVEKSIAGAGERLTLVRAHARFTGERQVEMGGATYRAETVIVNTGARPAVPPLDGLDGVPWLDNRRVMELTELPVHLLVLGGGYVGCEFAQMFRRFGSRVTIVGSAAHLLDREDADVSEAVQDAFGAEGIEMVLGASAKSVARDGAGVRLRLEDGREMEGSHLLVAVGRKPNTDDLGCEAAGIRLTERGAIEVDDRFATSAEGVYAVGDVTGGPQFTHTAWDDGRILFDLLQGTGRRTAAGRTIPYAVFTDPQVARAGLSETDARKDGVAYELATMPFSAIARAWETGRSAGMMKLLLDPQTERILGVTIVGAEAGELLHAFVPLMQSGTSARAIVDAEFVHPTFAEGVQSLVMRLPRYKLS